From one Conexibacter woesei Iso977N genomic stretch:
- a CDS encoding CDP-alcohol phosphatidyltransferase family protein, whose translation MARDRLTFRRFSGLDRSGPPPPQTRSDAPWNVWTIPNAIGFFRLALIFPMLILGLSSENGTDALPAILFAVISWSDYADGIAARVTGQYSRFGALLDPVVDRMLVISGVIICWKFETLPRWGIAILVARELYLLLAGQFALRHGVELRINWWGRWGVWPTMSAIFFAMAGVSTLAHVLFYVGLALSLIAAVVYTRDAVSATKAAPSS comes from the coding sequence GTGGCCCGAGATCGCCTGACCTTCCGCCGCTTCTCCGGGCTGGACCGCTCCGGCCCGCCGCCGCCGCAGACGCGCAGCGACGCGCCGTGGAACGTCTGGACGATCCCCAACGCGATCGGCTTCTTCCGCCTGGCGCTGATCTTCCCCATGCTGATCCTGGGGCTGAGCAGCGAGAACGGGACCGACGCGCTGCCGGCGATTCTGTTCGCGGTGATCTCGTGGAGCGACTACGCCGACGGGATCGCCGCGCGCGTGACCGGCCAGTACAGCCGCTTCGGCGCGCTGCTGGACCCGGTCGTCGATCGCATGCTCGTGATCTCCGGCGTGATCATCTGCTGGAAGTTCGAGACGCTGCCGCGCTGGGGAATCGCGATCCTCGTCGCCCGCGAGCTGTACCTGCTGCTCGCCGGCCAGTTCGCGCTGCGCCACGGCGTCGAGCTGAGGATCAACTGGTGGGGCCGCTGGGGCGTGTGGCCGACGATGAGCGCGATCTTCTTCGCGATGGCCGGCGTCAGCACGCTCGCGCACGTCCTGTTCTACGTCGGTCTGGCCCTCAGTTTGATCGCGGCTGTCGTCTATACGCGGGACGCGGTGTCCGCAACGAAGGCTGCACCCTCAAGTTGA
- a CDS encoding proline--tRNA ligase has protein sequence MSQLFLPTERQPPADAEALSHKLMVRAGLVRQLGAGLWTWLPAGWRTHQRVVQIVREEIDAIGGQEMLMPVLQPAELWKRSGRYDAIGGELFRLKDRKNADMVLAMTHEEAVTYHAAQNVRSYRDLPMILYHFQVKERDEPRPRAGVLRTREFIMKDSYSFDRDQEGLDAAYERHRGAYARIYDRCGLEWFECQSDVGMMGGTVAHEYMAPCAAGEDDVVLAPNYSANLEIASADPQPVPALPDRVSGVLQTPGQTTIEAVAGGLDVQTGNLLKALPVVGESNGLVVIFVRGDHQFGEIKLNNALGERMRPAKEDDLERAGLLAGYIGPGSGARELYDAAVTPGRYVAGNNAANEHVVVEVIDGERIDVRTVVAGDTIGGTEVRIEPAIEIGNIFQLGTRYSVPLGLTYLDTQGREHPVVMGSYGIGPARIAAAAVEQFNDDRGICWPKSIAPFDVEVVALGKPGTQEQEVAARVYEQLVASGFSTLLDDRASGTGEKFADAELLGAPLRLTIGRRSVESGAAEAQIRRGQKDVEGGVSLTETAEAVRALWPEIA, from the coding sequence ATGAGCCAGCTCTTCCTGCCGACCGAGCGTCAGCCCCCGGCCGACGCGGAGGCGCTCTCGCACAAGCTGATGGTTCGAGCCGGGCTGGTCCGCCAGCTCGGCGCGGGCCTGTGGACGTGGCTGCCCGCGGGCTGGCGCACCCACCAGCGCGTCGTCCAGATCGTGCGCGAGGAGATCGACGCGATCGGCGGCCAGGAGATGCTGATGCCGGTCCTGCAGCCCGCCGAGCTGTGGAAGCGCTCCGGGCGCTACGACGCGATCGGCGGCGAGCTGTTCCGGCTCAAGGACCGCAAGAACGCCGACATGGTCCTGGCGATGACGCACGAGGAGGCGGTGACCTACCACGCCGCCCAGAACGTGCGCTCCTACCGCGACCTGCCGATGATCCTGTACCACTTCCAGGTCAAGGAGCGCGACGAGCCGCGGCCCCGCGCCGGCGTGCTCCGGACGCGCGAGTTCATCATGAAGGACTCGTACTCCTTCGACCGCGACCAGGAGGGGCTGGACGCCGCCTACGAGCGCCACCGCGGCGCCTACGCGCGGATCTACGACCGCTGCGGGCTGGAGTGGTTCGAGTGCCAGTCCGACGTCGGGATGATGGGCGGCACGGTCGCCCACGAGTACATGGCGCCCTGCGCGGCGGGCGAGGACGACGTCGTCCTCGCGCCCAACTACTCCGCGAACCTCGAGATCGCCAGCGCCGACCCCCAGCCCGTGCCCGCGCTGCCGGACCGCGTCAGCGGCGTCCTGCAGACCCCGGGCCAGACGACGATCGAGGCGGTCGCCGGCGGCCTCGACGTGCAGACCGGGAACTTGTTGAAGGCCTTGCCCGTCGTCGGCGAGAGCAACGGCCTCGTGGTCATCTTCGTCCGCGGCGACCACCAGTTCGGCGAGATCAAGCTCAACAACGCGCTCGGCGAGCGGATGCGCCCCGCCAAGGAAGACGACCTCGAGAGGGCCGGACTGCTCGCGGGCTACATCGGGCCCGGCAGCGGCGCGCGCGAGCTCTACGACGCGGCGGTCACGCCCGGTCGCTACGTCGCGGGCAACAACGCGGCCAACGAGCATGTTGTCGTCGAAGTCATCGACGGCGAGCGGATCGACGTCCGGACCGTGGTGGCGGGCGACACGATCGGCGGCACCGAGGTCCGGATCGAGCCCGCGATCGAGATCGGCAACATCTTCCAGCTCGGCACGCGCTACAGCGTCCCGCTCGGCCTGACCTACCTCGACACGCAGGGCAGGGAGCACCCCGTCGTCATGGGCTCCTACGGGATCGGCCCCGCGCGCATCGCGGCGGCCGCCGTCGAGCAGTTCAACGACGACCGCGGGATCTGCTGGCCCAAGTCGATCGCGCCGTTCGACGTCGAGGTCGTCGCGCTCGGCAAGCCCGGCACCCAGGAGCAGGAGGTCGCCGCGCGCGTCTACGAGCAGCTCGTCGCGTCCGGCTTCTCCACGCTCCTGGACGACCGCGCCTCCGGCACCGGCGAGAAGTTCGCCGACGCCGAGCTGCTCGGCGCGCCGCTGCGGCTGACGATCGGCAGGCGCTCGGTCGAGTCCGGCGCCGCCGAGGCCCAGATCCGCCGCGGCCAGAAGGACGTCGAGGGCGGCGTGTCCCTGACCGAGACCGCGGAGGCGGTCCGCGCCCTGTGGCCCGAGATCGCCTGA
- a CDS encoding superoxide dismutase — MPYSVPDLPYAYDALEPHIDEATMKLHHDKHHQAYVDKANAALEGTGYEDKPVDELLANLSSLPADKQTPLRNQAGGHANHTLFWENMSPDGGGEPTGELADAINAAFGSFADFQAKFEDNGVTQFGSGWTWLVLDGGELKLVKTSNQDSPILDGQTPLLGNDVWEHAYYLKYQNKRPDYLKAWWNVVNWAKVAERFAAAK; from the coding sequence ATGCCCTACTCCGTCCCTGATCTGCCGTACGCCTACGACGCGCTGGAGCCGCACATCGACGAGGCGACGATGAAGCTGCACCACGACAAGCACCACCAGGCCTACGTGGACAAGGCCAACGCGGCGCTCGAGGGCACCGGTTACGAGGACAAGCCCGTCGACGAGCTGCTCGCCAACCTGTCGTCGCTGCCCGCCGACAAGCAGACGCCGCTGCGCAACCAGGCCGGCGGCCACGCCAACCACACGCTGTTCTGGGAGAACATGAGCCCGGACGGCGGCGGCGAGCCGACCGGCGAGCTCGCCGACGCGATCAACGCCGCCTTCGGCTCGTTCGCGGACTTCCAGGCGAAGTTCGAGGACAACGGCGTCACGCAGTTCGGCTCCGGCTGGACCTGGCTCGTCCTCGACGGCGGCGAGCTCAAGCTCGTCAAGACGTCCAACCAGGACTCGCCGATCCTCGACGGCCAGACGCCGCTGCTCGGCAACGACGTCTGGGAGCACGCCTACTACCTCAAGTACCAGAACAAGCGCCCGGACTACCTGAAGGCCTGGTGGAACGTGGTCAACTGGGCCAAGGTCGCGGAGCGCTTCGCCGCCGCCAAGTAG
- a CDS encoding DUF11 domain-containing protein → MHGRTIALAGALLSLALTTATASADETLTTAQPAAHDGVVTSFTLGNAATLDGVRLRSVQALGGGSVTTATSDPLTIGPGERVTLRLPIAQGGTLEVTGASGTTTLQADVEPDGDGDGYGDVTQDLCPNDFTSQARPCPGSATVGSALTLAPDPRGFSGSASPMEAMQSSQATVFLQAGVLTRFRLRAAPAAGDTVVQVLRPTDSSRTRFTVAAESAPVPATDGGVVTVPASIPVQPGDTLAARSATGDLGAVAYVAGDQLDTQQPPATASNHQSFTTGSHYADRRLLVQADVESDLDGDGKGDATQDHADLQLTGSGPATTVGAGDTITQTLTVRNAGPDPALKVVLSFSTNGAFPDGPAGVACAGGSPYGGFADSCSVDRLAAGASFTITMSSPAAAIPITGADITTRARADALTGDPDTTNNAATVTSTRAQPPFVYNNPPPAGTQQPFVVIACANVVKGTRDDDVLRGTVFGDRLVGGDGADLLRGDAGNDCLEGGSGNDVLDGGNGDDRLTGGNGNDRLTGGNGNDRLTGGRGNDKLSGGNGNDIISPGAGKDTISGGPGNDTINSVDGVRETVDCGSGRDTVRADRRDHLVHCERITRKR, encoded by the coding sequence ATGCACGGACGCACGATCGCGCTCGCCGGAGCGCTGCTCTCCCTCGCCCTCACGACGGCCACCGCGAGCGCCGACGAGACCCTGACGACCGCCCAGCCCGCGGCCCACGACGGCGTCGTGACGAGCTTCACGCTCGGCAACGCCGCGACGCTCGACGGCGTCCGCCTGCGCAGCGTGCAGGCCCTCGGCGGCGGCAGCGTCACCACGGCGACCTCCGACCCGCTGACGATCGGCCCGGGTGAGCGCGTCACGCTGCGCCTGCCGATCGCCCAGGGCGGCACGCTGGAGGTCACCGGCGCGTCGGGCACGACCACCCTGCAGGCCGACGTCGAACCGGACGGCGACGGCGACGGCTACGGCGACGTCACCCAGGACCTCTGTCCGAACGACTTCACCTCGCAGGCGCGCCCGTGCCCAGGGAGCGCGACCGTCGGGTCCGCGCTGACGCTCGCGCCCGACCCGCGCGGGTTCTCCGGCAGCGCCAGCCCGATGGAGGCGATGCAGTCGTCTCAGGCGACGGTCTTCCTCCAGGCGGGGGTGCTGACGCGCTTCCGCCTGCGGGCGGCGCCGGCGGCCGGCGACACGGTCGTCCAGGTCCTCCGTCCCACCGACAGCTCCCGCACGAGGTTCACGGTCGCCGCCGAGAGCGCGCCGGTGCCCGCGACCGACGGCGGCGTCGTCACCGTGCCGGCGAGCATCCCGGTCCAGCCGGGCGACACGCTCGCCGCGCGCTCGGCCACGGGCGACCTCGGCGCGGTCGCCTACGTCGCGGGCGATCAGCTCGACACGCAGCAGCCGCCCGCGACCGCGAGCAACCACCAGAGCTTCACGACCGGCAGCCACTACGCCGACCGGCGCCTGCTCGTCCAGGCCGATGTCGAGTCCGACCTCGACGGCGACGGCAAGGGCGACGCGACCCAGGACCACGCGGACCTCCAGCTGACCGGCAGCGGCCCGGCGACCACGGTCGGCGCGGGCGACACGATCACCCAGACCCTCACGGTCCGCAACGCCGGGCCCGACCCCGCGTTGAAGGTCGTCCTCAGCTTCAGCACCAACGGTGCCTTTCCCGACGGCCCCGCCGGTGTCGCGTGCGCCGGCGGGTCGCCGTACGGCGGGTTCGCCGACTCGTGCTCGGTCGATCGCCTCGCGGCCGGCGCGAGCTTCACCATCACCATGAGCAGCCCGGCCGCCGCGATCCCGATCACCGGCGCGGACATCACGACCCGCGCGCGAGCCGATGCGCTCACCGGCGATCCCGACACCACCAACAACGCCGCGACCGTCACCTCGACCCGCGCGCAGCCGCCGTTCGTCTACAACAACCCGCCGCCGGCCGGCACGCAGCAGCCGTTCGTCGTGATCGCCTGCGCCAACGTCGTCAAGGGCACGCGTGACGACGACGTGCTGCGTGGCACGGTCTTCGGCGACCGGCTCGTCGGCGGCGACGGCGCCGACCTGCTCAGGGGCGATGCCGGCAACGACTGCCTGGAGGGTGGCAGCGGCAACGACGTCCTCGACGGCGGCAACGGCGACGACCGCCTGACCGGCGGCAACGGCAACGATCGCCTGACCGGCGGCAACGGCAACGACAGGCTCACCGGCGGGCGCGGCAACGACAAGCTGTCCGGCGGCAACGGCAACGACATCATCTCGCCCGGCGCGGGCAAGGACACCATCTCGGGCGGGCCGGGCAATGACACCATCAACTCGGTCGACGGCGTCCGGGAGACCGTCGACTGCGGCAGCGGGCGCGACACGGTCCGTGCCGACCGCCGGGACCACCTGGTCCACTGCGAGAGGATCACGCGCAAGCGCTGA